From Rhododendron vialii isolate Sample 1 chromosome 10a, ASM3025357v1, the proteins below share one genomic window:
- the LOC131302955 gene encoding uncharacterized protein LOC131302955: MVGCEEHYTPLEKTCWALVWASKKLRHMLAYPVRLISRMDPLKYLFEKPALMGRMAQWLLMLAEFELKYVTRKSVKGRVVAKFLADCPVEGGEDAEFKFPDEDVMTLVEDVWKLYFDRAANQKGFGIGVLLIAPNGSHIPLAFKLNFEVTNNQAEYKACIVGMEATIKIRIEKLEVVGDSNLVVSQANGDRRVKEEKLKPYHQDLEDLIPHFNKVTFTHIPRLKNQFADALATLASMVEILIGVKLRPIMIEQRDTPVYRHVMTIDEPNDGYPWYSDI, translated from the coding sequence atggtcggatgTGAAGAACATTATACTCCATTagagaagacatgttgggcaCTTGTCTGGGCTTCTAAGAAATTAAGACATATGCTGGCCTACCCAGTAAGgctgatttctcgaatggatcctctcaagtatttATTCGAGAAACCGGCTCTTATGGGAAGGATGGCACAATGGCTGCTGATGTTAGCAGAATTTGAATTAAAATATGTCACCAGGAAGTCTGTAAAAGGAAGAGTTGTTGCTAAATTCTTGGCCGACTGCCCAGTTGAAGGAGGCGAAGACGCTGAGTTTAAGTTTCCTGACGAAGACGTAATGACTCTAGTTGAAGATGTTTGGAAGTTGTATTTCGACAGGGCTGCAAATCAGAAAGGGTTTGGAATTGGTGTGTTGCTAATAGCACCCAACGGATCTCACATTCCACTTGCATTCAAGCTAAACTTTGAAGTCACCAACAACCAAGCAGAATACAAGGCTTGCATTGTAGGTATGGAAGCAACAATCAAAATTCGCATAGAGAAATTGGAGGTGGTGGGAGATTCCAACTTGGTAGTATCACAGGCTAACGGTGACCGGAGAGTCAAAGAGGAAAAGCTAAAGCCATACCATCAGGATCTTGAGGATCTCATCCCCCATTTCAACAAGGTAACTTTTACTCATATACCAAGGCTCAAGAATCAATTTGCGGATGCTTTGGCCACGCTGGCATCCATGGTTGAAATTCTCATTGGTGTGAAACTAAGGCCAATCATGATCGAACAAAGGGATACACCAGTATACCGGCATGTCATGACCATTGATGAACCCAATGACGGTTACCCTTGGTATTCTGACATTTGA